One genomic region from Reichenbachiella ulvae encodes:
- a CDS encoding DMT family transporter, translating to MPARNFLLYAVPALIWGSTWFTITFQLGKVDPLVSVVYRYVIAGAVMMGYCWLKGLPMKFAPRQHAFMLGQGALLFGINYWMAYRAEEYIPSGLMAVAFSTIVFANSLFGYVFLKRPINKGVLIGAVFGLSGTFIIFSKQFFGIGLTDEFLFGAGMAMLSVTMASLGNIISARNTGKGVPVIQANAYSMVYGCIITALLGLFMGKEFTFEYTQTYVLSLLYLSIIGSVVAFGFYLTLVGEIGADKASYALVIIPIISISLSAIFEGYQLTWMTLFGVIMIVMGNLFALRKKKPISVTN from the coding sequence ATGCCGGCTCGTAATTTCCTTTTGTATGCAGTCCCCGCCCTCATTTGGGGCTCTACCTGGTTTACCATTACTTTCCAGCTGGGCAAGGTAGATCCATTGGTATCCGTCGTTTATCGATATGTGATTGCAGGAGCTGTGATGATGGGTTATTGCTGGTTGAAGGGGCTACCTATGAAATTTGCTCCGAGGCAGCATGCTTTTATGCTAGGACAGGGAGCCTTGCTTTTTGGAATCAACTACTGGATGGCCTATCGAGCGGAAGAATACATTCCAAGTGGATTGATGGCAGTTGCTTTTTCTACCATCGTTTTTGCCAACTCCCTTTTTGGCTATGTTTTTCTGAAACGGCCTATCAACAAGGGGGTCCTTATTGGGGCGGTTTTTGGCTTGAGCGGAACCTTTATCATTTTTAGTAAGCAGTTTTTTGGGATTGGATTGACTGATGAATTCCTCTTCGGAGCTGGTATGGCCATGCTTTCGGTGACTATGGCTTCCCTGGGCAATATCATTTCAGCGCGAAACACCGGCAAAGGTGTACCTGTCATTCAGGCCAATGCATACAGTATGGTCTATGGCTGTATCATTACGGCTTTACTAGGGTTGTTCATGGGGAAGGAATTTACCTTTGAATATACCCAGACTTATGTTCTGTCTCTTTTGTATCTGTCAATTATCGGTTCTGTTGTGGCCTTCGGTTTTTATCTAACTCTGGTAGGGGAGATTGGTGCTGACAAGGCCTCTTATGCGCTGGTGATCATCCCTATTATTTCTATATCTCTGTCTGCAATATTCGAAGGATACCAGTTGACCTGGATGACACTTTTTGGGGTAATTATGATCGTGATGGGAAACCTTTTTGCCTTGCGAAAGAAAAAGCCCATTTCAGTAACAAACTGA
- a CDS encoding T9SS type A sorting domain-containing protein, producing the protein MKKIIIAISLVLSLGEVATAQTSVADGDWIDGPTWGGTSPGYAGLTNPIVDSYVISNNTLTFSTVNGCSLSVYDTLIVYGSVFFDVGSNNAAIHVGANNVLIIFGDLEMGKNNAGANVETGGVLVVKGSITASGNNGEFTGGGNIYTDGTTAGMANNGTGTVETVADLSGDGLTTIEEFVAGGGTTPLPVKLLHFNAELADYEVNLSWATSIEINNDYFQLERSVNGNDFEAIAKISGAGDSNETIDYYFTDRNVSANVVYYRLKQVDFDGAFEYFNTVKVQMNQSSSVHVYPSLVKGASFQVVSEDLMEVHILNMKGAVIRSAKADYQSQLQVNVNDLQNGIYFVRTISGLGEVSTQRILIQR; encoded by the coding sequence GTGAAGAAGATAATAATAGCAATAAGCCTTGTGCTTAGTTTAGGAGAAGTAGCAACTGCACAGACCTCAGTTGCAGATGGAGATTGGATCGATGGGCCGACTTGGGGAGGAACTTCTCCCGGCTATGCTGGATTAACAAACCCTATTGTGGATTCTTATGTGATCTCCAATAATACCCTAACTTTTTCCACTGTAAATGGTTGCTCTCTATCAGTCTATGATACACTCATTGTTTATGGAAGTGTGTTCTTTGATGTTGGAAGTAATAATGCGGCCATACATGTAGGCGCTAATAACGTTCTTATCATTTTTGGTGATTTAGAAATGGGGAAAAATAATGCTGGAGCCAACGTAGAGACTGGTGGGGTTTTAGTGGTAAAAGGAAGTATCACAGCATCTGGTAATAATGGAGAATTCACTGGAGGAGGTAACATATACACTGATGGAACCACTGCTGGCATGGCCAATAATGGTACAGGAACTGTTGAGACAGTGGCTGACCTAAGTGGTGATGGTTTAACTACTATTGAAGAATTTGTTGCAGGAGGTGGGACCACACCATTGCCAGTGAAATTGCTTCATTTTAATGCGGAGCTAGCAGATTATGAGGTGAATTTGTCATGGGCTACTTCGATAGAAATCAACAATGATTATTTTCAGCTAGAGAGATCGGTTAATGGAAATGATTTTGAAGCCATAGCAAAGATATCCGGGGCTGGTGATTCGAATGAAACTATAGATTATTATTTCACAGATAGAAACGTATCAGCCAATGTGGTTTACTATAGACTGAAACAAGTAGACTTTGATGGGGCCTTCGAATATTTCAATACCGTAAAAGTGCAGATGAATCAGTCTTCATCAGTTCACGTTTATCCATCTTTAGTGAAGGGTGCTAGTTTTCAGGTAGTGTCCGAAGACCTTATGGAGGTTCATATCCTAAACATGAAAGGAGCTGTAATTAGGTCTGCCAAAGCAGATTACCAATCACAGCTCCAGGTCAATGTCAACGACCTTCAAAATGGCATTTATTTCGTCCGAACAATTTCAGGTTTGGGAGAAGTGTCTACCCAAAGAATTCTCATTCAGCGTTAA